CATGGCCGGGCTCGCCCGCGAAAAGGTCGATATCCTCGAAGCCCGTATCGCAGCGCTCGAAGCGAAATCGGCCGATTGATCCTCCCCAAAATGGGGAGGGGGACCGCGCGAAGCGGGGTGGAGGGGCACCGTTCCGTTCCGGGCCTTGGTTTCGAATTGCTTCCGTACCCCTCCACCATCCTGCGGATGGTCCCCCTCCCCCGGTGGGGGAGGAAAAGCTAAAGCCTTCCGATGCATGCCCGCGCTCCTGCCATCCTCGTTGCCGCGCGCCATCATGGCGAGACGGCGGTGGTCGCACGTTTCCTGACCGGCGAGTTCGGCTTGGTCGCGGGCTATGTTGCGGGCGGGCGAGGGCGACAGCTGCGGCCCGTCGTTATTCCCGGCAATCTGGTGGACCTGCAACTTTCCGCCCGATCCGAAAGCCAGTTGCCTTTCGCCAAGATCGAACTGACCGAAAGCCGCGGACCGTGGCTGGCGGAACCTCTGCCCGCTGCCGCCATCGGCTGGATCACCGCGCTCACCGCCAGCGCCTTGCCGGAACGCCAGCCCTATCCGACCCTGTTCGAGGCTCTGCAAGGCGCGCTATCCGCAATTTGCCACGCACCCTCTGCGCGGGGCTGGGCGAGCGCGCTGGTCGGCTATGAAGTCTTGCTGCTGAGAGAGCTGGGCTATGGCGGCGCCGACGCGCGGCCCGAGGGGGACATGGCGCAAGTGCTCGCCGCGATGGACAGGCTCGGCCCCGCCATCGACCACTACCTGCTTGCCGACCGCCGCGCAGACGTTATGGCGGCGAGGGCGAGGCTCAGGCAGTTGCTCGGGCGCATTTCCTAGCGCGCAACCAGGAGGTGGCGGACATGAAAATCGCTCTTCTGGCCGGTGACGGGATCGGCCCCGAAATCATGGCGCAGGCGCGCCGGGTGCTGGATGCGCTCGACCTGCCGGACATGGTCGTTACCGAAGGCGATGTCGGCGGCATCGCCTATAAACGCCACGGCCATCCTCTGCCGCCCGAAACGTTGGCCATGGCGCGCGAGGCCGATGCGGTGCTGTTCGGCGCGGTGGGCGATCCCGATTGCGACGGACTGGAACGGCACTTGCGGCCCGAACAGGCAATCCTCGGCCTTCGCAGCGAGCTGGGCCTGTTCGCCAATCTACGCCCTGCGACCACCTTTGCCGGACTGGAAGGCATGTCCGCGCTTCGCCCCGAAATTGCCCGCGCCATCGACGTGCTCATTGTGCGTGAGCTGAATGGCGACGTGTATTTCGGCGAAAAGGGCATGCGCGCCACCGACGATGGTCGGCGCGAAGGCTATGACATCATGTCCTATGCCGAGGACGAGGTGCGCCGCATCGCCCATGTCGCCTTCCGCGCCGCGCAGGGCCGCAAGGGCCGCCTCACCAGCGTGGACAAGGCCAATGTGCTGGAAACGAGCCAGCTCTGGCGCGATGTGATGGTGGAGACGGCAGCGGACTATCCCGATGTCGAGCTCACCCACATGTATGTTGATAATGCCGCCATGCAGCTGGTGAAGAACCCCGGGCAGTTCGATGTGATCGTGACCGGCAATCTTTTCGGCGATATCCTTTCCGACCAGGCGAGCATGTGCGTCGGGTCCATCGGCCTGCTGGCCAGCGCCGCGCTGGGCGAACGGCAGACCGATTTCGGGACCTTCGGCATGTACGAGCCGATCCATGGCAGCGCGCCCGATATTGCCGGGCAGGGCAGGGCCAACCCCATGGCTATGATCCTCAGCCTCGCCATGCTGCTACGCCACTCGCTGGGGCGCGAAGAAGCGGCGGAGCGGGTGGAGGCTGCCGTCGCGACGGCACTGGAAGACGGTGTGCTGGGGCACGACCTTGGCGGCAGTGCTGGCACCGAGGCAATTGGAGATGCGGTGCTGGCTGCCCTGTGATCCTCCCCGAATGCGGGGAGGATTACGACGCAGTAACCTTATGGTTAACATTTGCCCGTAATCGGGGCACATGGACATGGTGACGGGTCAATTGCAGCAGCAGATCAATGGCGCGGCAGCGCTGGCCAAGGCGGCGGCTTCGCGCCCGCTGGAACTGGCCGTGGTGCTGCCCACACTGAACGAGCGCGGCAATATCGCGCCGATGGTAGAGCGGCTGGAAAAGGCGCTCGGCCCGTCGGGCTGGGAAGCGGTCTTCGTCGACGACAATTCGCATGACGGCACCGCCGAGGAAGCGCGCCGCATCGGGCAGACCGATCCGCGCATCCGCGTGATCCAGCGCATCGGGCGTCGCGGCCTTGCCAGCGCCGCCATCGAAGGCATGTGCGCTACCGCAGCGCCCTTCGTCGCCGTGATGGATGCGGACCACCAGCACGATCCGGCGCTGCTCAACGACATGCTGGCCGCGGTGAAATCGGGCGAATACGATCTCGCCTATGCCAGCCGCTTTGCCGAGGGCGGCAATGCCGATGGCCTTTCCAGCAAGGGCCGCGAGCAGGGCAGCCGCCTTGCCAATGCGCTGGCCCGCAAGCTGACCGGCACCGAGCTGACCGACGCGATGAGCGGCTTTTTCCTGCTGCGCACCGAACAGCTCCGCAAGCAGGCGGATGGCCTTTCAGGCATCGGTTTCAAGATCATGCTGGACATTCTCGCCACCGCGCGGCCCCAACTCAAAGTGAAGGAATTCCCCTTGAAATTCGCCGAGCGCCTGTCGGGCGAAAGCAAGCTGGATCACGGCGTCGCGCTGGATTTCGTGGCAGGGCTGGCAGAACGCTATTTCGGGCGCTGGATCCCCACGCGCTTCGTACTCTTCGGCTTTGTCGGTGGGCTGGGCGTGTTCGTGCACATGGCGGTGCTGGCCGCGATCTACTGGCCCGACAGCATCGGTTTCGGCTGGGCGCAGGCCATCGCAACCGTCGTGGCGATGAGCTTCAATTTCTGGCTCAACAACCTGCTCACCTACCGTGACCAGAAGCTGAAGGGGCCTGACAGCATGTTCTGGGGCTGGCTGAAATTCTGCGGTGCGTGCTCCATCGGCGCTTTCGCCAATGTCGCCGTCGCCACCGTGCTGGAAAGCGAAGGCCTCGCCTGGTGGGCCGCCGCGCTGATCGGCGTCGCCATTGCGTCTGTTTGGAATTACGCGCTTTCGAGCAAATTCGTATGGGGCCGCTTCCGGTAAATGGAGGCCGCGCGGACATTGGTCGGAGGGCTGTTCAGAGGCGCGCCACCGCTATTTGTCACGGTCCTGATCCTGTCGGCGGCGGGCACATTCATCGTCGTCGCGCTGCCGGACGTGTTCGGCTTTAGCAATGTGCTGATCATACCCGGCTTGATCCTTTCAGCTTGTGTGACAGTTTTCTATTTCTGCGCGCTTTACGGTGTCTTCGCCTATTGGATCGCCCCGCGATTAGCCTTCACCGAGCGGATGAGCGGTCGAGGCCGCGCCATCTTCGCCTGGGCGTCAATCGCGCTGTTGATTACAGCCACGCCGCTTGCATTGCAGGGCCTGGCGCAATGGCGGCTCTACAGCCTTTCTGTCGACGAGCTTATTCCCGAGACACCGGTTGAACCGACCGGAGATGTGCGCATCGAGGATTCCGGTGGCGGCACGGTGTGTCACTTCACCTGCCGCCGATTGCTGCGGCAGCCTGGCGTGCGCAGCGTGACAGTGGCGCGATACGATTCCGTGCCGATGCACGAGCTTATCGAGGGAGAGCTCGCCTTTCGCGATGTTTTCACGACCAGCTGGATGCTGCGATCCACTCCGGCATGCCGCATGGGCAGTGAGGCGCCGCGCTACGGAAATGATCCTTGCGTGGTGGAAAGGCCGGTGACGGCAAACGTCGACACGCTGATCCGGATGGGCGGCGAGCATCGCGAGGGCAGCGGTATCCTCGGCACATCGACCAATGCCTGGGGCAGCCTCAGCCTGATAAGGCAGGGCGGGACGCTTCGTGCGCTGACCTACAAGGCCGAGACCATTGCCCCGACCATCCCCATGATCCTTGCGCCCAGTTGCGGCGATGTCTGGACGCCGGACATCTGCTTCACAGAAACGCGCCTTCACGGCGGCGAGGCGCTACCGCTCGAGCGACTGGTCGCGATGTGAGCTGGAGCCATCGCCATTTCGACGCCGTCGAGCGTCGCCGCGCGCTGCTATACCTGCTGGCAGACCGGTTCTCGCGCGATGCCGACGGGTGGCGGTTCAAGGCGCCTGACGGGCGGGTGTATGCGGTGCCTACCGAAACGGCGGGCGACATCTATTTCGGTGCCAAGGGCATCGTCGATGAAGAACAGCTGCGCCCCGAGCCTTGGCACAGTTTCTGGCCGTTCTATCCCGGTGCCTTCGCCGCCGTGCTGGTACTGCCCTACGCTGTCATCGCACAGAGCTGGCTTCTCTCCGCAATCGCCGCCGGCGTCGCCGCGGCGTGGTTCTGCTGGTTGGGCTGGCAATCCTCCTGGCGAGCGGCTTGGCGCGTGAACCGGCACATCCGCGCGGCAACACGCGCGCTGCGGACCAATCCCGAAGTCGAAGCAAGAGGCCTCCACTTTCGCGGTCTGTTCCTGCCACTGCTGGGGCTCGGCTTCGCGTCGAGCCTGTGCGTGATGGTAATACTGGGATTGCTATACGAAGGGCCGCGCCATCAGTTCTGGAGCGATCATGTCGGGGTTCCGGCCATGCTCGTGCTGCTGTTCGCCCTGGCATGGCTGGTGCGATCGCGGCACAATAGGCAGTTCACGGCCATCGACAAACTGGCAATGCCTCCGGGCAAGGGCACGGGTTTCGGTCGCAAGCGTTGATCTGCTACTACGCTCACGAAAGCGAGAGCCTAGATCCATGAATGCCCATTCCAACGATATGACCACGTCTGCCATGCCGGACCTCGACAGCCTGCTGGCTGCACAAAAGGCGGCTTTCGCTGCAGACCGCATGCCATCGCGCGAGGTGCGGCTGGACCGGCTCGACCGGTTGCAAAACCTGCTTCTCGACAATCGGCAGGCTTTGGCCGACGCGATCAGCGCGGATTTCTGCGGACGCTCCCCGGTCGAGACCGATCTGGCGGAGATCATTCCGCTGCTCGAAGGCATCAAATATTACCGCAAGCGGCTGAAAAAGCTGATGAAGCCGGAGAAGCGCCACGCTTCGCTCACGGTCATGCCCGCGCGCGCCGAGGTGCGCTACCAGCCCAAGGGCGTGGTCGGCATCGTCGTTCCGTGGAACTTCCCGGTCTTCCTCGCGCTCTCGCCCCTTATCGGTGTGCTGGCCGCGGGCAATCGCGCCATGCTGAAAATGTCGGAATTCACGCCGCGCACCGGAGAATTGCTGGGCGGGTTGCTGGCTGAAAAGTTCTCTGACGACGAGGTGGTGCTGGTAAACGGCGATGTGGAGGTCGCCACGGCGTTCACGAAGCTGCCGTTCGACCACCTCGTCTTCACCGGCTCCACCGCGGTGGGGCGCAAGGTTATGGCGGCGGCGGCGGAAAACCTTGTGCCCGTCACGCTGGAACTTGGCGGCAAGTCGCCTGCGATCATCCACCCGGATTTCCCGATGGAAGAGGCGGCGAAGCGCATCGCATTCGGCAAGGTCATCAATGCCGGGCAGATCTGCATCGCGCCCGATTACATCCTGTGTCCACGCAGCCAGGTGGATGCCTTCGCTGATGCTTTCGCAAACGAGGTGCGCGAGAACTATCCGACCTATCGCGACAATCCCGATTACACCGCCATCATCACCGAGGCGCAGCGAGACCGGCTGACCGATTGGCTGGCCGATGCCGAAGCCAAGGGCGCGCGGCTCATGCGCGTCAACCCGGCGGATGAAGACCTGAGCGGCACGCGCAAGCTGCCCGTCACCATCGCGCTGGACGTGTCGGACGACATGACGATCATGCAGGACGAGATTTTCGGCCCCATCCTGCCCATCGTGCCCTACGACACGCTGGATGAGGCGCTGGCCTATGTGAACGAGCGCGAACGCCCGCTGGCGCTGTATTACTTCGACTGGGACAAATCCCGCGCCGACCGCGTGCTGGCGCGCACCCATTCGGGCGGGGCGTGCATCAACGATACGCTCAGCCACGTGACCTGCGACGATTTGCCTTTCGGCGGTATCGGCCCGTCGGGCATCGGCCATTATCACGGCGAAGAGGGCTATCGCACTTTCAGCCATGCCAAGGCGGTAGTGCGAAAAGGGCGCATCCACGCGACCTCGCTGATCAGTCCGCCATGGGATGGCGGCATGGTGAAGCGGCTGCTCTCCTTCCAGTTCAAGCGTTTCAAGCGCCGCTAACGCGAGCGACCCTACCGCCAGCCCCCTACCGCCAGCCTTCTGTCCACGCCCAGCGCAGGAAATCCTGCTCGCCATCCAGCGGAGCGGCGGTGAGGATCGGAAACCAGTAAATGAAAAAGCCCAGCGCGCCGAGGCTCAGCGCCCACGGCATGAAGCGCTCGCCCCGCTGCCACAGCCAATCCACCGCCAGCGCCAGTGCCGCGCTGATGAACATCGCCGCGAGGAAATAATGGAAGTAGAACTGCACCGCCTTGGGCGCGACGACCCACAGGCCGATGCTGGCGAGGAACAATACGCACAGCGCAATGCAGTCGCGGCGGCGCTCTTTCCAGCCCATCCACGCGCACCAACCCATGGCGATGAGGCCGAACCACATGGTCACCGGATTGCCTATCAGCATCACGCCGCGCTGCGCCCCGTCGGCCTGCTCGTAAAGATACCAGATCGCGCGGCGATTGATCAGCCAGTCCCACCAATTGCTCTGATAGGGGTGCGCAACCGGCACCTGCGTCTGAAGGCCGAGCATCTGCCGGTGCAGGTCGATCAGGCCCGTCGGCTGGCCCGATGCAACATCCCAATAGAGGAACGGCCAATAGGTGAGGGCATAGACCGCTAGCGGCACCACACCGAGCCAGATCGCTGCTTCCCACAGGCTCATGCCGCCCACCGGCCAGCCGCGCACGCTGCGCACCGGACGACGGCGGCCTGCGTATAGTCGCGCAGCAAGGAATGTGAGGCCGGGCAGCATGGCAAGCGGGATCGCGTTCCACTTGCTCGCCATGGCCAGGCCCAGCGCAATCCCGGCAATTGCCAGCCGCCAGCGCGCCTGCTCGTTCTGCCGGATGGCGGCGGCGCACATCCAGAGCGCCAGCATGGTGAAAGCGACCATGAACACATCCAGCATGGCGATGCGGGCATGGATGAAGAGCAGGTAGTTCGTCGCCACGAAGAGGCCGGTAAGCAGGCTGATGGCGCGCGCTCCGGCTTGGCTCAGACTGGTGAACCACATGGCGCGCATGGAGGCGAATAGCGCCAGCGTGCCGAACAGCGCCGACATGATGCGCCAGCCCAGCGGCCCGTCACCGAACCACGCAATGCCCAGCGCGATCAGCTGCTTGCCAAAGGGCGGGTGCTCCACATTGACCGCTACATCCAGTTCCAGCACGGCGCGGGCGGCGGGCAGGTAATGGATCTCGTCGAAGAAAGGCTGGCTTGGCACGGTGAGCCGGACGAGGCACAGCGCAAGAAAGCCCAGCGCTATCGCGAAGGTCCACACAATCGGATCGCGGGGATGGTCGGGCGCGGCGCTCATGCGGCGCATTCGTTAAGGGGGCCGGGCCGCAAGGGCAATTGGCAAATCGTGGCAGCGTGCCTAAACGGGTCGCCGATGAAGAAATTTTCCGGAATGGACCGTGCCCAAACGGGTAAATGGCGCGCCGCGACGCAGGCCGTGCGCGCAGGCACATGGCGCAGCGAGCATGGCGAGACGAGCGAGGCGCTCTACCTCACCAGTGGCTTCACCTATGACAGCGCGGAGGAAGTGGCCGCGCGCTTCGCGGGCGAGGCCGAGGGAATGCAATATTCCCGCTTCAAGAACCCGACCGTCGAAATGGCGCAGGCGCGCATCGCCGCGATGGAAGGGGCAGAAGCGTGCCTGATGCAGGCGAGCGGTATGGCGGCGATGACGAGTTCGCTGCTGTGCATGCTGAGCGCGGGCGACCACGTGGTTGCTGGCCGTGCGGCGTTCGGGTCCTGCCGCTGGATATTGGACAATGTCCTCAACCGCTTCGGCATCACACACACGGCGATCGACGGAACGGATAACGCTGCATGGGAAGCGGCGGTGCAGGACAATACCAAGGCGTTCTTCTTCGAAACGCCCGCCAACCCGACGATGGATTTGGTCGACCTCGAATTCGTGTGCTCTCTCGCACGCAGCAAAGGCATCACGACCGTCGTCGACAACGCCTTTGCCACGCCGGTTTTCCAGCGGCCGATGGATTTCGGCGCCGATGTGGTCGCCTAT
This sequence is a window from Aurantiacibacter gangjinensis. Protein-coding genes within it:
- the recO gene encoding DNA repair protein RecO, which produces MHARAPAILVAARHHGETAVVARFLTGEFGLVAGYVAGGRGRQLRPVVIPGNLVDLQLSARSESQLPFAKIELTESRGPWLAEPLPAAAIGWITALTASALPERQPYPTLFEALQGALSAICHAPSARGWASALVGYEVLLLRELGYGGADARPEGDMAQVLAAMDRLGPAIDHYLLADRRADVMAARARLRQLLGRIS
- the leuB gene encoding 3-isopropylmalate dehydrogenase, whose product is MKIALLAGDGIGPEIMAQARRVLDALDLPDMVVTEGDVGGIAYKRHGHPLPPETLAMAREADAVLFGAVGDPDCDGLERHLRPEQAILGLRSELGLFANLRPATTFAGLEGMSALRPEIARAIDVLIVRELNGDVYFGEKGMRATDDGRREGYDIMSYAEDEVRRIAHVAFRAAQGRKGRLTSVDKANVLETSQLWRDVMVETAADYPDVELTHMYVDNAAMQLVKNPGQFDVIVTGNLFGDILSDQASMCVGSIGLLASAALGERQTDFGTFGMYEPIHGSAPDIAGQGRANPMAMILSLAMLLRHSLGREEAAERVEAAVATALEDGVLGHDLGGSAGTEAIGDAVLAAL
- a CDS encoding glycosyltransferase; the encoded protein is MDMVTGQLQQQINGAAALAKAAASRPLELAVVLPTLNERGNIAPMVERLEKALGPSGWEAVFVDDNSHDGTAEEARRIGQTDPRIRVIQRIGRRGLASAAIEGMCATAAPFVAVMDADHQHDPALLNDMLAAVKSGEYDLAYASRFAEGGNADGLSSKGREQGSRLANALARKLTGTELTDAMSGFFLLRTEQLRKQADGLSGIGFKIMLDILATARPQLKVKEFPLKFAERLSGESKLDHGVALDFVAGLAERYFGRWIPTRFVLFGFVGGLGVFVHMAVLAAIYWPDSIGFGWAQAIATVVAMSFNFWLNNLLTYRDQKLKGPDSMFWGWLKFCGACSIGAFANVAVATVLESEGLAWWAAALIGVAIASVWNYALSSKFVWGRFR
- a CDS encoding coniferyl aldehyde dehydrogenase — its product is MNAHSNDMTTSAMPDLDSLLAAQKAAFAADRMPSREVRLDRLDRLQNLLLDNRQALADAISADFCGRSPVETDLAEIIPLLEGIKYYRKRLKKLMKPEKRHASLTVMPARAEVRYQPKGVVGIVVPWNFPVFLALSPLIGVLAAGNRAMLKMSEFTPRTGELLGGLLAEKFSDDEVVLVNGDVEVATAFTKLPFDHLVFTGSTAVGRKVMAAAAENLVPVTLELGGKSPAIIHPDFPMEEAAKRIAFGKVINAGQICIAPDYILCPRSQVDAFADAFANEVRENYPTYRDNPDYTAIITEAQRDRLTDWLADAEAKGARLMRVNPADEDLSGTRKLPVTIALDVSDDMTIMQDEIFGPILPIVPYDTLDEALAYVNERERPLALYYFDWDKSRADRVLARTHSGGACINDTLSHVTCDDLPFGGIGPSGIGHYHGEEGYRTFSHAKAVVRKGRIHATSLISPPWDGGMVKRLLSFQFKRFKRR
- a CDS encoding glycosyltransferase family 39 protein, which produces MSAAPDHPRDPIVWTFAIALGFLALCLVRLTVPSQPFFDEIHYLPAARAVLELDVAVNVEHPPFGKQLIALGIAWFGDGPLGWRIMSALFGTLALFASMRAMWFTSLSQAGARAISLLTGLFVATNYLLFIHARIAMLDVFMVAFTMLALWMCAAAIRQNEQARWRLAIAGIALGLAMASKWNAIPLAMLPGLTFLAARLYAGRRRPVRSVRGWPVGGMSLWEAAIWLGVVPLAVYALTYWPFLYWDVASGQPTGLIDLHRQMLGLQTQVPVAHPYQSNWWDWLINRRAIWYLYEQADGAQRGVMLIGNPVTMWFGLIAMGWCAWMGWKERRRDCIALCVLFLASIGLWVVAPKAVQFYFHYFLAAMFISAALALAVDWLWQRGERFMPWALSLGALGFFIYWFPILTAAPLDGEQDFLRWAWTEGWR
- a CDS encoding trans-sulfuration enzyme family protein, whose translation is MKKFSGMDRAQTGKWRAATQAVRAGTWRSEHGETSEALYLTSGFTYDSAEEVAARFAGEAEGMQYSRFKNPTVEMAQARIAAMEGAEACLMQASGMAAMTSSLLCMLSAGDHVVAGRAAFGSCRWILDNVLNRFGITHTAIDGTDNAAWEAAVQDNTKAFFFETPANPTMDLVDLEFVCSLARSKGITTVVDNAFATPVFQRPMDFGADVVAYSATKLMDGQGRVMAGAVCASREWIEEYLSPFQRNTGPICAPFNAWVVMKGLETLPLRAPHQSESALKVAAFLEERGLRVLHPGLPSHPQHDLCQRQMKAAGPIFAFFAPDGQEQAMALCNALDLIDISNNIGDSKTLMCHPASTTHYNMGAEGRAAAGIADGMLRLNVGLEDPADLIDDLDRALKKTGL